One stretch of Saccharopolyspora erythraea DNA includes these proteins:
- a CDS encoding copper resistance CopC family protein — protein sequence MRRLIAVAALSLTALLGGAGTALAHNVLIGSDPTEGAQLEVGPQQVRLTFDQPVRAGEGYNTVNVVGPDGTYWTDGAVQVDGTSVTAPVRQLGPAGTYTIGYRILSADGHPVPGKVTFTLTKPGGGTPAQPPQAQQEQQSADSGGMPVWPWVLGAVVLVGVGLTLALRMGRPTGKS from the coding sequence ATGAGGCGGCTCATCGCGGTCGCGGCGCTGTCGCTCACCGCTCTGCTCGGCGGCGCAGGCACCGCCCTCGCCCACAACGTGCTGATCGGCAGCGACCCCACCGAGGGGGCGCAACTGGAGGTCGGCCCGCAGCAGGTGCGGCTGACCTTCGACCAGCCGGTCCGGGCCGGGGAGGGCTACAACACCGTCAACGTCGTCGGACCGGACGGGACGTACTGGACCGACGGCGCGGTGCAGGTCGACGGCACGTCGGTCACCGCACCGGTGCGGCAGCTCGGCCCGGCGGGCACCTACACCATCGGCTACCGGATCCTGTCCGCCGACGGGCATCCGGTGCCGGGCAAGGTCACCTTCACGCTGACCAAGCCTGGTGGCGGCACGCCGGCCCAGCCGCCCCAGGCCCAGCAGGAGCAGCAGTCCGCCGATTCCGGCGGCATGCCGGTCTGGCCGTGGGTCCTCGGTGCGGTCGTGCTGGTCGGCGTCGGCCTGACGCTCGCGCTGCGGATGGGCAGGCCCACCGGCAAGAGCTGA
- a CDS encoding YcnI family copper-binding membrane protein, with amino-acid sequence MSSKSVKRVLSRSAASAAVVGIVALASAGTASAHVSVNPDGEAAKGGHAKVAFRVPNERDGSGTVKIRVTLPLDHPLSSVRTKPMPGWTAQVEKVTLPQPVEVAGASVADAVSAITWTAQPGTRIAPDQFDEFEATLGTLPTDTDQLLLPTEQTYDNGEVVRWDAPTPPGGEEPEHPAPTLELVEDSEGGHGQHGQPGTGEQAEPAHAAQSAADDTARYLGGAGLGVGALALGIGIGALARGRKARS; translated from the coding sequence ATGTCCTCCAAGTCCGTAAAAAGAGTTCTATCCCGTTCGGCGGCCTCGGCCGCGGTGGTCGGGATCGTCGCGCTCGCCTCGGCGGGCACCGCCTCCGCGCACGTCTCGGTCAACCCGGACGGCGAGGCCGCCAAGGGCGGCCACGCCAAGGTCGCCTTCCGGGTGCCCAACGAGCGAGACGGCTCGGGCACGGTGAAGATCCGGGTGACGCTGCCGCTGGACCACCCGCTCAGCTCGGTCCGCACCAAACCGATGCCGGGCTGGACCGCGCAGGTGGAGAAGGTCACCCTCCCGCAGCCGGTCGAGGTGGCCGGCGCGTCGGTGGCCGATGCGGTGTCGGCCATCACCTGGACCGCGCAGCCGGGCACCCGGATCGCCCCGGACCAGTTCGACGAGTTCGAGGCGACGCTCGGCACGCTGCCCACCGACACCGACCAGCTCCTGCTGCCCACCGAGCAGACCTACGACAACGGCGAGGTCGTCCGGTGGGACGCCCCCACGCCGCCCGGCGGTGAGGAACCCGAGCACCCGGCGCCGACGCTGGAGCTCGTCGAGGACTCCGAAGGCGGTCACGGCCAGCACGGCCAGCCCGGCACGGGAGAGCAGGCCGAGCCCGCGCACGCCGCCCAGTCCGCCGCCGACGACACCGCCCGCTACCTGGGCGGGGCGGGCCTGGGCGTCGGAGCCCTCGCGCTGGGAATCGGCATCGGCGCCCTCGCGCGGGGCAGGAAGGCCAGGTCATGA